The Acinetobacter sp. SAAs474 DNA window GGGAACAGTGGCCAGTGCCGTCATCAGAAATGCGGCCGCAGGCGTAGACCAAGCGGTAATAATAGGTTCACGTCGATAGTAGCTGAGCAGTATGCCTGTAATGCCTACACCAATTGAAATCGACCATACCCATGATGCGGTGAGTTCTGGGCTAAGATTGGCAATTTGTGCAGCTTGAAAAATTAAAATAAACGTTCCACCATAATTGACAATAACAGAAATTAAACCTGCCAATATTGGAGGTAGTAAGTCATTGAAATAATATTGAAAAGATGAACGTTTAACAGACATAAACCTTACCTCTATAAATTAAACAAGCCAAGAAGAGATCCAGTGTATTTTTATAGTGGTTGGGTCATAAGAGACAGTTTGATTATTTTTTAAAGTACCAGTATCCGTGATGATGTATGTCAGATGATGCCGTTTAACTCTAGAGTGATATATGCACGTGGAATAATAATTGTTAAAACAGGATCAAGCGCTATGAATTGATTTATTGCTACAAAACCTTGTCAAATATGGCAAGGTTTTTTTAAATACTGTTTTATCTTGATATTTGAGCAGAAAAATTTGCGATCATCGATAATATAACAATCTTGACCGGCAGTTATGGTTGTGAAGAGCAAAAATAGCTGAAATAAAACAGATTATTAAGTTTTAAGAATGTAATAATTTTAAGCAAAAATGACGATGGGGATGCCCATCAGGAAGTAACTCTAATAAGCGCTGGGCTGCATCAATACGTTCAGGAAGTTTGCTAATGAGACGAAATAACTGATCAATATCCTTCATTTGATAAATGAGATAGCTTAAACGGGCATCAAAACATTCTCGCCAAGTACTTAAAAAAGGGCTTTCTGACTTGGCTAAAAAACGACCTTTATACAATGAAAATGTACTGGCCAGAAAGCCTGCATGTAATGATTGTTCTGCACGAATAAAATCGGTTTGTACTTCGCAAGTCAGTTGATAAGGACGCGATAAAATGCAATGTGGTAAACGTGTTCTCAGTTGTGATAATTCGGCTTTTAAGGTTTTTTCACTGACATCACGATCACCATACAGCGCATGATGTAGTTGATCTAAGGCGATACCGTCTGGATGCAGGCTTAAAATACAAAGAATCTCAATTTGCCGTTGTGTTAAGGTTAAGGTTTGTTGATTAAACTGTACCATTGGAGTACCAAAGGCCTTGATATATAGTATATTATTTTGTTCAAATTGAATCGCCTGTTGCACCAATGTTGCACAGCGTTCAGCAGCCAGTACGCCCAAAGCGGTATGTTTTTTATATTTGGTCGAT harbors:
- a CDS encoding transcriptional regulator encodes the protein MKLLNQFENPYSHLQTTHFFNLEAVTAAPLLTLTTTAEPSLFHRAIQHRYADLLKIAQDAEMAMGITDHHGTLLWTWSSHCMRSSAEQVHFIEGGHWSTQAVGTNAIGLALNNHRSSCVYSHENQMNSVQDWVCYATPIIDPISGQFHGIMNLSTKYKKHTALGVLAAERCATLVQQAIQFEQNNILYIKAFGTPMVQFNQQTLTLTQRQIEILCILSLHPDGIALDQLHHALYGDRDVSEKTLKAELSQLRTRLPHCILSRPYQLTCEVQTDFIRAEQSLHAGFLASTFSLYKGRFLAKSESPFLSTWRECFDARLSYLIYQMKDIDQLFRLISKLPERIDAAQRLLELLPDGHPHRHFCLKLLHS